A genome region from Aliivibrio salmonicida LFI1238 includes the following:
- the tnpB gene encoding IS66 family insertion sequence element accessory protein TnpB (TnpB, as the term is used for proteins encoded by IS66 family insertion elements, is considered an accessory protein, since TnpC, encoded by a neighboring gene, is a DDE family transposase.), with protein sequence MNVFTDVSTIYLHRDFVDFRKAINGLVVIVEQEMQLSPFSDALFIFCNKPRDKLKILYWDKTGFALWYKRLDEDRFKWPRNINNDTLALSEQQLTLLLQGFDILGHQPVHYQTTL encoded by the coding sequence ATGAATGTATTTACTGATGTTTCCACCATTTATCTTCATCGTGATTTTGTCGATTTTCGCAAGGCCATTAATGGCCTTGTCGTGATTGTTGAGCAAGAAATGCAACTATCACCGTTTAGTGATGCTCTATTTATATTTTGCAATAAGCCTCGTGATAAACTCAAAATATTGTATTGGGATAAAACAGGATTCGCTTTATGGTACAAGCGATTAGATGAAGACCGCTTCAAATGGCCACGAAATATAAATAACGATACGTTAGCATTATCAGAGCAGCAACTGACACTGCTATTACAAGGTTTTGATATCTTAGGACATCAACCGGTACATTATCAAACAACCCTTTAA
- the tnpA gene encoding IS66 family insertion sequence element accessory protein TnpA, whose amino-acid sequence MQKDKKRTPEQWHALFESQQSSKLSAAEFCRNHNILPKTFSARKARWKQKINASTFLKVEALTSTIIATPQLPDIQLSIGKLRLTLPANTEPHWIGLLLKGYQS is encoded by the coding sequence ATGCAAAAAGATAAAAAGAGAACACCAGAGCAATGGCACGCTCTATTTGAATCTCAGCAATCTAGCAAGCTTAGTGCCGCTGAATTTTGTCGTAACCATAATATTCTGCCAAAGACATTTAGTGCACGTAAAGCACGATGGAAACAAAAGATTAACGCTTCTACTTTCTTGAAAGTAGAAGCGTTAACATCAACTATCATCGCCACTCCACAATTACCAGATATTCAACTTTCTATCGGAAAATTGCGATTAACATTGCCAGCTAATACTGAACCTCACTGGATAGGACTCTTATTAAAAGGGTATCAATCATGA
- a CDS encoding endonuclease/exonuclease/phosphatase family protein — MKKKTIFISTVALLIGAMIMAKSFIFTIPLKPELIELTPDSMDYKTGCAEFDESKPIDRDGTINVLVWNIYKQQKQDWEPALRKLTQKADLVLLQEASLTPELKAFIIDKSYSAELVRAFDVFDTSAGVLSLAKVQAERACAHTAIEPWLRLPKSALLSEYALSNDESLMVVNVHAINFTLGIEDYQRQMSDLEKEVKNHVGPLILAGDFNSWSSARLEALDQEVARLRLKEVRFTPDERMIFMTGLPLDHVFYRGLNVKEAHSIKSNASDHNPLEVSFSLKRP, encoded by the coding sequence ATGAAAAAGAAAACAATATTTATATCAACCGTTGCACTGCTTATTGGTGCGATGATTATGGCTAAATCGTTTATTTTTACGATCCCTTTAAAACCAGAGTTAATAGAACTTACGCCTGATTCTATGGATTATAAGACGGGTTGTGCTGAGTTCGATGAATCAAAACCTATCGACCGTGATGGTACTATCAACGTACTTGTTTGGAATATTTATAAACAACAAAAACAAGACTGGGAACCTGCGTTAAGAAAGTTAACTCAAAAAGCAGATTTGGTTTTATTGCAAGAAGCGAGTTTAACGCCTGAATTAAAAGCGTTTATTATTGATAAAAGTTATTCTGCTGAATTGGTCAGAGCGTTTGATGTGTTTGATACCAGTGCGGGAGTGTTAAGTCTTGCAAAAGTACAAGCGGAGCGCGCCTGTGCCCATACCGCGATAGAACCTTGGTTACGTTTACCTAAATCAGCGTTATTATCTGAATACGCGTTATCTAATGACGAATCGTTAATGGTGGTTAATGTTCATGCCATCAATTTCACATTAGGAATCGAAGATTATCAACGCCAAATGAGTGATTTAGAAAAGGAAGTTAAAAATCATGTTGGGCCACTGATTTTGGCGGGTGATTTTAATTCTTGGAGTAGTGCTAGATTAGAGGCATTAGATCAAGAAGTGGCTCGCCTTAGATTAAAAGAAGTTCGGTTTACGCCTGATGAGCGAATGATATTTATGACAGGGTTACCTTTGGATCATGTTTTTTATCGAGGTTTAAATGTAAAAGAAGCGCACTCAATAAAGAGTAACGCTTCTGATCATAATCCATTAGAAGTTAGTTTTAGCCTGAAAAGGCCGTAA
- the glnB gene encoding nitrogen regulatory protein P-II, which produces MKKIEAIIKPFKLDDVRESLADVGITGMTVSEVKGFGRQKGHTELYRGAEYMVDFLPKVKLEIVVNDDVVDQCIDAIIETAQTGKIGDGKIFVTDVSRVIRIRTGEEDEDAI; this is translated from the coding sequence ATGAAGAAGATCGAAGCAATCATCAAACCGTTTAAATTAGATGATGTGCGAGAAAGCCTTGCTGATGTAGGTATCACAGGTATGACTGTCTCTGAAGTAAAAGGCTTTGGACGTCAAAAAGGTCATACTGAATTATACCGTGGCGCTGAATACATGGTCGATTTCTTACCGAAAGTAAAATTAGAAATTGTTGTGAATGATGATGTTGTCGATCAATGCATTGACGCTATCATTGAAACGGCGCAGACTGGAAAAATTGGTGATGGTAAAATTTTCGTCACTGACGTAAGCCGTGTTATTCGTATCCGAACGGGCGAAGAAGACGAAGACGCAATTTAA
- a CDS encoding c-type cytochrome — protein MKKVIGLAVIGLLVSTSTFAAGDAAAGKAKSAICASCHGANGIAVIPGYPNLKGQNAQYIESSLKAYKSKQRNGGNAAIMQPMAAMLNDTDISNLAAYYSTMK, from the coding sequence ATGAAAAAAGTAATTGGACTGGCAGTTATCGGCTTATTGGTATCAACGTCTACATTTGCAGCGGGTGATGCCGCAGCAGGGAAAGCAAAATCTGCAATTTGTGCTTCATGTCATGGGGCGAATGGTATTGCGGTGATTCCGGGTTACCCGAACTTGAAAGGGCAGAATGCACAATATATCGAATCTTCATTAAAAGCTTATAAGAGTAAGCAGCGTAATGGCGGTAATGCGGCAATTATGCAACCAATGGCGGCAATGCTGAATGATACTGATATCTCAAATTTAGCGGCTTACTATTCTACGATGAAATAG
- the tilS gene encoding tRNA lysidine(34) synthetase TilS, whose product MLSSHFSQTLSLYISPKSELVVAFSGGVDSVVLLHLAAYYSKLHQLPCVAVYVNHGLSEHAVEWEVFCQSYCDSLGISLFIERVNLDIGPQQSLEEVAREARYDVLAKHINNHSLLLTGQHQDDQVETFFLALKRGSGPAGLSSMPVIAPFVTGRKCRPLLSTSRCDIEAYANVNQLKWVEDESNKDTRFDRNFLRHKVTPLLRQRWPSFASAVNRSAQLCAEQEQLLTELLQPKVKAYQNTIQGISIESLALESEAACKVILRLWLKQFSILLPTQAQLGVLWNEVANAQQDANPCLEINSIQLRRFQGYLYCLPQYGDVSQWNSELKEILTLPDGLGDIELKQTVGGNDSDLMPLFLRSPLSGERVTVRFDSTGLIAHPEARQHSRKMKKLYQEYGIPSWQRTRLPLIFYNDQLAAVTGLFVCKAFSGKECELIWHKSGSI is encoded by the coding sequence ATGCTTTCTTCTCATTTCTCTCAGACATTATCTCTTTATATTTCACCTAAATCAGAACTCGTGGTTGCATTCAGCGGCGGTGTTGATTCTGTTGTATTGCTTCATCTAGCGGCTTATTACTCTAAGTTACATCAATTACCTTGTGTTGCTGTTTATGTAAATCATGGATTAAGTGAACACGCTGTTGAGTGGGAAGTTTTTTGTCAATCTTATTGCGATAGCCTTGGTATCTCGTTGTTTATTGAACGAGTTAACTTAGATATTGGTCCACAACAGAGCTTAGAAGAAGTTGCGCGAGAAGCACGTTACGATGTGCTTGCAAAACACATTAATAACCATTCTTTGTTATTAACAGGGCAACACCAAGATGATCAAGTAGAAACCTTTTTCTTAGCATTGAAAAGAGGAAGTGGTCCTGCTGGTTTATCGTCAATGCCCGTAATAGCCCCTTTTGTTACGGGACGAAAATGTCGACCATTATTGTCTACTTCTCGGTGTGATATTGAAGCGTATGCAAACGTGAATCAATTGAAATGGGTAGAAGATGAAAGCAATAAAGATACTCGCTTTGACCGAAACTTCTTACGCCACAAGGTAACCCCATTGTTGCGTCAACGTTGGCCTAGTTTTGCTTCAGCGGTGAATCGCAGTGCACAATTATGTGCAGAACAAGAGCAGTTATTGACTGAACTACTTCAACCAAAAGTGAAGGCTTATCAAAATACGATTCAAGGTATTTCGATTGAATCGCTTGCACTTGAATCTGAAGCGGCTTGCAAGGTTATATTAAGGTTATGGTTAAAACAGTTTTCTATTCTTTTGCCGACCCAAGCTCAATTAGGCGTGCTATGGAACGAAGTGGCTAATGCACAGCAAGATGCAAATCCTTGTTTAGAAATTAATTCGATCCAATTACGACGTTTTCAAGGTTACCTGTATTGCCTTCCACAATATGGCGATGTCTCGCAGTGGAACTCGGAATTAAAGGAAATATTAACCTTACCTGATGGGTTAGGAGATATCGAATTGAAGCAAACAGTAGGCGGCAATGATTCTGATTTGATGCCTTTATTTCTGCGATCGCCTTTGAGCGGTGAGAGAGTGACGGTGCGTTTTGATAGTACGGGATTAATTGCTCATCCAGAGGCAAGACAACATAGTCGTAAAATGAAAAAGTTGTATCAAGAGTATGGGATCCCTAGTTGGCAAAGAACACGATTGCCGCTCATTTTTTATAATGACCAATTAGCGGCTGTTACTGGGTTATTTGTATGTAAAGCATTTTCAGGAAAAGAGTGTGAGCTGATCTGGCATAAATCAGGCTCAATATAG
- the accA gene encoding acetyl-CoA carboxylase carboxyl transferase subunit alpha: protein MSLNFLEFEKPIAELEAKIEALRDISRRGGDNALDLDKEIKQLEDKCLDLKKKTFSDLGAWEVAQLARHPERPYVLDYIELMFTEFDELAGDRAFADDKALVGGMARLDGRPVMIIGHQKGRGTKEKVRRNFGMPKPEGYRKAKRLMQMAERFKMPIITFIDTAGAYPGVGAEERGQSEAIATNLKIMSELSVPVICNVVGEGGSGGALAIGVGDYVNMLQYSTYSVISPEGCASILWRDSDKAPQAAEAMGLVAPRLKELELIDTIIDEPLGGAHRNHKATAENIKQRLIEQLNELEGFDEEALLERRYQRLMNYGYC from the coding sequence ATGAGCCTAAATTTTCTTGAATTTGAAAAACCAATTGCAGAACTAGAAGCTAAAATTGAAGCGCTGCGTGATATTTCTCGTCGTGGTGGTGATAATGCACTTGATCTAGATAAAGAAATTAAGCAATTAGAAGATAAATGTTTAGATCTTAAAAAGAAAACATTTAGTGATTTAGGTGCGTGGGAAGTTGCTCAACTTGCTCGTCACCCAGAACGTCCATATGTATTAGATTACATTGAACTTATGTTTACTGAGTTTGATGAATTAGCCGGTGATCGTGCTTTTGCTGATGATAAAGCATTAGTGGGTGGTATGGCTCGTTTAGATGGCCGTCCTGTGATGATAATTGGTCATCAAAAAGGACGTGGCACGAAAGAAAAAGTACGTCGCAATTTTGGTATGCCAAAACCTGAAGGTTACCGTAAGGCAAAACGTTTAATGCAAATGGCTGAGCGTTTTAAAATGCCGATCATTACTTTTATTGATACTGCTGGTGCTTATCCAGGTGTTGGTGCTGAAGAACGTGGTCAATCTGAAGCCATTGCTACGAACCTTAAAATCATGTCTGAGCTAAGTGTTCCTGTGATTTGTAATGTTGTTGGTGAAGGCGGTTCTGGTGGTGCTCTTGCTATCGGTGTAGGTGATTATGTTAACATGCTTCAATACTCTACGTATTCAGTGATTTCTCCTGAAGGTTGTGCTTCAATTTTATGGCGTGATTCAGATAAAGCACCTCAAGCGGCTGAAGCAATGGGACTTGTTGCTCCTCGTTTAAAAGAGCTAGAGTTGATTGATACGATCATTGATGAACCATTAGGTGGTGCGCATCGTAATCATAAAGCAACGGCTGAGAATATTAAGCAACGTTTAATTGAACAATTGAACGAGCTTGAAGGTTTTGATGAAGAAGCGTTGCTTGAACGTCGTTATCAACGTTTAATGAATTACGGTTACTGCTAA
- the dnaE gene encoding DNA polymerase III subunit alpha, with protein sequence MSETKFVHLRVHSDFSLIDGLSKVPPLVKKMAELNMPAMGLTDFTNLCGLVKYYFAAHGAGIKPIIGADFKVQSTEFGNELFNLTVLAKNNEGYKNLTLLISKAYLRGHVQHTPVMDKEWLIEHKEGLIILSGAKNGDVGKALLKGNQELVNECVDFYKTYFPDHYYLELIRTGRVDEDSYLHFAVDLAEKEGLPVVATNDVCFIKADDFDAHEIRVAIHDGFTLEDPRRPKNYSSQQYLRTEEEMCELFADIPEALENSVEIAKRCNVTVRLGEYFLPNFPTEGMKIEDFLVKKSQEGLERRLAFLFPDEKVRLERRPEYDERLQIELDVINQMGFPGYFLIVMEFIQWSKDNLIPVGPGRGSGAGSLVAYALDITDLDPLEYDLLFERFLNPERVSMPDFDIDFCMDKRDKVIEHVAEIYGRDAVSQIITFGTMAAKAVIRDVGRVLGHPYGFVDRLSKLIPTDPGMTLAKAFEAEPQLPELYNADEEVRALIDMCRILEGCTRNAGKHAGGVVISPTTITDFSPLYCDADGNFPVTQFDKNDVETAGLVKFDFLGLRTLTIIDWALGLINPRREKEGKEAVRIESIPLDDQASFKLLQNSETTAVFQLESRGMKDLIKRLQPDSFEDIIALVALFRPGPLQSGMVDNFIDRKHGREEVSYPDVNWQHESLKETLEPTYGIILYQEQVMQIAQILAGYTLGGADMLRRAMGKKKPEEMAKQRGTFKDGAIANGVDGELSMKIFDLVEKFAGYGFNKSHSAAYALVSYQTLWLKTHYPAEFMAAVMTADMDNTDKIIGLVDECFRMKLKVLPPDVNAGLYRFNVDEDGAIVYGIGAIKGVGEGPIENIIEARNKGGYFRDLFDFCSRIDTKKTNKRIVEKLIRSGALDRLGPHRAALMASVEDAMKAAGQHHQAESFGQSDMFGVLTQAPEEVEQAYTHVPRWPEKVWLEGERETLGLYLTGHPVNAYIKELSRYTTWRLNDAHVTRRDQTVTVAGLVIAARVMTTKRGSRIGLMTLDDRSGRMEVMLFSDALDRYADLLETDKIVLVSGQVSFDDFNGGLKMSAREVMSLGDAREKYARGLSVSVTDAQINNQFFERFSQILEPNRAGTVPVNVYYQRADARVKLVLGTEWRVTPTDQLIDDLKSLLGEQQVELEFN encoded by the coding sequence ATGTCTGAAACCAAATTCGTACACCTTAGGGTACACAGTGATTTCTCCTTAATTGATGGGCTTTCAAAGGTTCCACCATTAGTTAAAAAGATGGCTGAGTTAAATATGCCAGCGATGGGGTTGACTGACTTTACCAACTTGTGTGGTTTGGTTAAATACTATTTTGCAGCACATGGTGCAGGTATTAAACCGATTATTGGTGCTGACTTTAAAGTTCAATCAACAGAGTTTGGTAATGAACTGTTTAATTTGACCGTTTTGGCAAAAAATAATGAAGGTTATAAAAACCTGACTTTATTGATATCAAAAGCTTATTTGCGTGGCCATGTTCAACATACCCCTGTTATGGATAAAGAGTGGTTAATTGAACATAAAGAAGGATTAATTATCCTTTCTGGTGCGAAAAATGGGGATGTAGGTAAAGCCTTATTAAAAGGTAATCAAGAATTAGTTAATGAATGTGTCGATTTTTACAAAACGTATTTTCCTGATCATTATTATTTAGAATTGATCCGGACAGGGCGTGTTGACGAAGACAGCTATCTTCATTTTGCTGTTGATCTTGCTGAAAAAGAAGGGTTGCCAGTTGTAGCAACAAATGATGTTTGTTTTATCAAAGCCGATGATTTTGATGCTCATGAGATCCGTGTCGCGATTCATGATGGCTTTACTTTAGAAGATCCTCGTCGACCTAAAAACTACAGTTCACAACAGTATTTGAGAACGGAAGAGGAGATGTGTGAGCTTTTTGCTGACATCCCAGAAGCGTTAGAAAACAGTGTTGAGATAGCCAAGCGTTGTAATGTTACCGTTCGTTTAGGTGAATACTTTCTGCCTAACTTCCCAACGGAAGGAATGAAGATTGAAGATTTCCTCGTCAAGAAATCTCAAGAAGGATTAGAAAGACGTTTAGCCTTTTTGTTCCCAGATGAAAAAGTACGTTTAGAGCGTCGACCAGAATACGATGAACGTCTGCAAATAGAACTCGATGTAATTAACCAAATGGGATTCCCTGGTTATTTCTTGATCGTAATGGAGTTTATCCAGTGGTCAAAAGATAACTTAATTCCAGTTGGACCTGGGCGAGGGTCAGGTGCTGGTTCACTTGTTGCCTATGCGTTAGATATTACCGATCTCGATCCACTTGAATATGACCTGTTATTCGAACGATTCTTGAACCCTGAGCGTGTCTCGATGCCCGATTTCGATATCGACTTCTGTATGGATAAGCGTGATAAGGTTATTGAGCACGTTGCTGAAATATATGGTCGTGATGCGGTATCCCAAATTATTACCTTTGGTACGATGGCGGCTAAAGCGGTAATTCGAGATGTTGGTCGAGTGCTTGGTCATCCTTATGGTTTTGTTGATCGTCTTTCAAAGTTAATACCGACAGATCCTGGTATGACGTTAGCGAAAGCTTTTGAAGCAGAACCACAACTGCCTGAACTGTATAATGCAGATGAAGAAGTTCGTGCTCTTATCGATATGTGTAGAATCTTAGAAGGTTGTACACGAAATGCAGGTAAGCATGCGGGTGGTGTTGTTATTTCACCAACGACGATTACGGATTTCTCACCATTGTATTGTGATGCGGATGGTAATTTCCCTGTTACACAGTTTGATAAGAATGATGTTGAAACCGCAGGTTTAGTTAAATTCGACTTCTTAGGCCTACGAACCTTAACGATCATTGATTGGGCGTTGGGTTTAATTAACCCTCGACGAGAAAAAGAAGGAAAAGAAGCGGTTCGAATCGAATCGATCCCTCTTGACGATCAAGCGTCCTTTAAGTTGTTACAAAATTCAGAAACGACCGCGGTATTCCAGTTAGAATCTCGTGGAATGAAAGATCTGATCAAGCGATTACAGCCCGATAGCTTTGAAGATATCATCGCTTTGGTGGCACTTTTCCGTCCTGGTCCTTTGCAATCAGGGATGGTAGATAACTTTATTGACCGTAAACATGGTCGTGAAGAGGTGTCTTATCCTGATGTAAATTGGCAGCATGAGTCATTAAAAGAAACGCTAGAACCAACGTACGGCATTATTTTATACCAAGAACAAGTAATGCAAATTGCACAGATCTTAGCGGGTTATACGCTAGGTGGCGCCGATATGCTTCGTCGTGCTATGGGTAAGAAAAAACCCGAAGAAATGGCAAAACAGCGTGGTACGTTTAAAGACGGTGCGATTGCGAATGGCGTAGATGGCGAGTTGTCGATGAAAATCTTCGACTTGGTAGAAAAGTTTGCCGGTTATGGTTTTAACAAATCGCACTCAGCGGCCTATGCTCTGGTTTCTTATCAAACATTATGGTTAAAAACGCACTATCCAGCCGAATTCATGGCAGCGGTAATGACGGCCGATATGGATAATACGGACAAAATCATCGGCTTAGTTGATGAATGTTTTCGTATGAAACTGAAAGTATTACCGCCAGATGTAAATGCGGGCCTTTATCGTTTTAATGTTGATGAAGATGGCGCCATTGTTTACGGTATTGGTGCGATTAAAGGGGTTGGTGAAGGCCCTATTGAAAATATTATCGAAGCACGAAATAAAGGTGGTTATTTCCGTGATTTATTCGATTTTTGTTCTCGAATTGACACGAAAAAAACCAATAAACGTATTGTGGAAAAATTAATTCGTTCTGGTGCTTTGGATCGCCTTGGTCCTCATAGAGCCGCATTAATGGCATCGGTAGAAGATGCAATGAAGGCGGCAGGTCAACACCATCAAGCAGAATCGTTTGGGCAATCAGACATGTTTGGGGTATTAACTCAAGCACCAGAAGAAGTCGAACAAGCTTATACGCATGTTCCGCGATGGCCAGAGAAAGTATGGCTTGAAGGGGAGCGGGAAACCTTAGGTCTTTATCTAACGGGGCACCCCGTTAATGCGTACATTAAAGAATTGTCTCGATATACAACGTGGCGTTTGAATGATGCTCACGTTACGAGACGCGATCAAACTGTAACGGTTGCAGGTTTAGTTATTGCTGCTAGAGTAATGACCACCAAACGAGGCAGTCGTATTGGTTTAATGACATTAGATGACCGATCTGGCCGAATGGAAGTGATGTTGTTCTCTGATGCCCTTGATCGATACGCTGATTTGCTAGAAACTGACAAAATAGTGCTTGTTTCTGGACAGGTCAGCTTTGATGATTTCAATGGGGGGCTTAAAATGTCTGCCCGTGAAGTGATGTCATTGGGAGATGCACGAGAAAAATACGCTCGTGGATTGTCCGTTTCTGTTACCGATGCGCAAATTAACAACCAATTTTTTGAACGCTTTAGTCAAATACTAGAGCCTAATCGGGCAGGGACTGTCCCGGTAAACGTATATTATCAGCGAGCCGATGCTCGTGTTAAGTTGGTCCTAGGGACGGAGTGGCGAGTTACGCCAACAGACCAACTAATAGATGATTTGAAGTCGTTGCTTGGCGAACAGCAAGTCGAGCTTGAATTTAACTAG
- the rnhB gene encoding ribonuclease HII codes for MTKKIDSKELPPFEYPQGYQLFAGVDEVGRGPLVGAVVTAAVILDPNNPIEGLTDSKKLTEKKRDLLFPEIQEKALAWSLGRCEAHEIDELNILQATMVAMQRAIAGLKVTPDFALIDGNKVPELPMAGLAVVKGDLRVQEISAASILAKVTRDREMEVLDKEFPQYGFAKHKGYPTKAHFAAIEEHGVISEHRRSFKPVKRVLGIE; via the coding sequence ATGACAAAGAAAATAGATTCTAAAGAATTACCTCCATTTGAGTACCCACAAGGCTATCAGTTATTTGCGGGCGTTGATGAAGTTGGACGCGGCCCGTTAGTGGGTGCGGTTGTGACTGCTGCTGTTATTTTAGATCCTAATAATCCAATTGAAGGATTAACGGATTCAAAAAAATTGACAGAAAAAAAACGTGATTTGTTATTTCCTGAAATTCAAGAAAAAGCGTTAGCTTGGTCTTTAGGGCGATGTGAAGCACATGAGATCGATGAGTTGAATATTTTACAAGCCACAATGGTTGCGATGCAAAGAGCTATTGCTGGGTTGAAGGTTACTCCTGATTTCGCTCTAATTGATGGGAATAAGGTGCCTGAATTGCCAATGGCTGGTTTAGCGGTTGTAAAAGGTGATTTACGCGTTCAAGAGATCAGCGCGGCTTCAATTCTTGCTAAGGTTACTCGTGACAGAGAAATGGAAGTATTGGATAAAGAGTTCCCTCAATATGGCTTTGCTAAACACAAAGGTTATCCAACCAAGGCGCATTTTGCTGCGATTGAAGAGCACGGTGTTATTTCAGAGCATCGTCGTAGTTTTAAACCTGTAAAACGTGTTTTAGGGATCGAGTAA
- the lpxB gene encoding lipid-A-disaccharide synthase — translation MTKPLRIGIVAGELSGDTLGEGFIKSVKAQYPNAEFVGIGGPKMIAQGCESLFDMEELAVMGLVEVLGRLPRLLKVKAELVRYFSQNPPDVFIGIDAPDFNLRLEKTLKDSGIKTVHYVSPSVWAWRPKRIFKIDAATDLVLAFLPFEKVFYDKYNVACEFIGHTLADAIPMQSDKIAARKLLGLELDRQWLAVLPGSRGGEVALIAKPFIETCQRIHQKHPNMGFVVAAVNEKRREQFEVIWKETAPELKFIIIQDTARNVMTAADSVLLASGTVALECMLIKRPMVVGYQVNKLTGWIAQKLSITEFVSLPNVLAGKELVQEFIQEECHPDFLYPAMEKVLSQDNSELIDRFTEMHQWIKKDADKQAANAVLRLINKETAE, via the coding sequence ATGACCAAACCATTACGAATCGGTATCGTTGCAGGAGAACTCTCTGGTGACACGCTAGGTGAAGGCTTTATTAAGTCGGTTAAAGCACAATATCCTAATGCTGAGTTTGTAGGGATCGGTGGACCTAAAATGATAGCTCAAGGGTGTGAGTCATTATTTGATATGGAAGAGCTGGCGGTAATGGGCTTGGTTGAGGTTCTTGGACGTTTACCTCGTTTATTAAAAGTTAAAGCTGAACTTGTCCGTTATTTTTCTCAAAATCCACCGGATGTTTTTATTGGTATTGATGCGCCTGATTTTAACTTACGTTTAGAGAAAACGTTGAAAGATTCGGGTATCAAAACCGTTCATTATGTGAGCCCTTCTGTTTGGGCTTGGCGTCCAAAGCGTATTTTTAAAATCGATGCAGCAACTGATTTAGTTCTCGCCTTTTTACCGTTTGAAAAAGTATTTTATGATAAATACAATGTGGCTTGTGAATTTATTGGTCATACATTGGCAGATGCGATCCCAATGCAGAGTGATAAAATAGCGGCTCGTAAATTGTTGGGTCTAGAATTAGATCGCCAATGGTTAGCGGTATTACCTGGGAGCCGTGGTGGTGAAGTGGCATTAATCGCAAAACCGTTTATAGAGACGTGTCAGAGAATACATCAAAAACACCCTAATATGGGGTTTGTTGTGGCGGCCGTGAATGAAAAACGTCGTGAGCAATTTGAAGTGATTTGGAAAGAAACGGCTCCTGAACTTAAATTTATTATCATTCAAGATACCGCTCGTAATGTAATGACTGCCGCAGATTCTGTTTTATTGGCTTCTGGTACAGTAGCACTTGAATGTATGCTAATTAAAAGACCAATGGTTGTTGGTTACCAAGTGAATAAATTAACCGGATGGATTGCGCAAAAACTCTCTATCACCGAATTTGTTTCATTGCCTAATGTGTTAGCAGGAAAGGAATTGGTTCAAGAGTTTATTCAAGAAGAGTGTCATCCTGATTTTCTATACCCTGCGATGGAAAAAGTATTAAGCCAAGATAACAGCGAATTGATCGATAGATTTACAGAGATGCACCAGTGGATTAAAAAAGATGCAGATAAACAAGCTGCTAATGCCGTCTTACGTCTAATTAATAAAGAAACAGCAGAATAA